Proteins encoded by one window of Halobaculum halobium:
- the priS gene encoding DNA primase small subunit PriS yields MNRRTREYLKGRFGDYYRSASVSPPPEANEREWGHIPFTAGDGTTMVRHQSLLDIGEVSEFLARETPRHAYFSAARYDDPANKRMTDKGWRSADLVFDLDADHLPGVDPEATSYGEMLAACKEELLALLDLLEADFGFADTDLRVVFSGGRGYHVHVRDDAVADLDSTARREVVDYVRAVDLNYDGLIERRPNDRGTTLQKQLRREGGWGRRVHEELVAYAEDLRKMDEADALAELQELDGVGEKTARTIHGVLERNPEGVKSGNVELGPGASTLVRAIAERVTAEQTAPIDEPVTTDIRRLIRLPGSIHGGSGLLVCPLERDAIDAFDPLADAVPDRFRGRDILVDVRDPGPVDVGDDRDKVEEGIVSVPEYVGVFLMARGRAEKARE; encoded by the coding sequence ATGAACCGCCGCACCCGCGAGTACCTGAAGGGCCGCTTCGGCGACTACTACCGGAGCGCGTCCGTCTCCCCGCCGCCCGAGGCCAACGAGCGGGAGTGGGGACACATCCCCTTCACCGCGGGCGACGGCACCACCATGGTCCGCCACCAGTCGCTGTTGGACATCGGCGAGGTGAGTGAGTTCCTCGCCCGCGAGACGCCCCGTCACGCCTACTTCTCTGCGGCCCGGTACGACGACCCGGCGAACAAGCGGATGACCGATAAGGGATGGCGCTCGGCGGACCTCGTGTTCGATCTCGACGCCGACCACCTCCCCGGCGTCGACCCCGAGGCGACGAGCTACGGCGAGATGCTCGCGGCGTGCAAGGAGGAACTGCTCGCGCTGCTCGACCTGCTGGAGGCGGACTTCGGCTTCGCGGACACGGACCTGCGAGTCGTCTTCTCCGGCGGGCGCGGTTACCACGTTCACGTCCGCGACGACGCCGTGGCCGACCTCGACTCGACGGCCCGGCGGGAGGTGGTCGACTACGTTCGCGCGGTCGACCTCAACTACGACGGCCTCATCGAGCGGCGCCCGAACGACCGCGGGACGACGCTCCAGAAGCAGCTCCGTCGCGAGGGCGGCTGGGGTCGGCGCGTTCACGAGGAACTCGTCGCCTACGCGGAGGACCTTCGCAAGATGGACGAGGCAGACGCGCTCGCCGAGCTCCAAGAACTAGACGGCGTCGGCGAGAAGACCGCCCGCACCATCCACGGGGTGCTCGAACGCAACCCCGAGGGGGTGAAGTCGGGCAACGTCGAGTTGGGACCGGGCGCCTCGACGCTCGTGCGCGCGATCGCCGAGCGCGTCACCGCCGAGCAGACCGCTCCCATCGACGAACCGGTGACGACCGACATCCGCCGGCTCATCCGGCTCCCCGGCTCCATTCACGGCGGCAGCGGTCTGCTCGTCTGTCCGCTGGAGCGCGACGCAATCGACGCCTTCGACCCGTTGGCGGACGCCGTCCCCGACCGGTTCCGCGGTCGCGACATCCTCGTGGACGTGCGCGACCCGGGACCGGTCGACGTGGGCGACGACAGAGATAAGGTGGAGGAGGGAATCGTATCGGTCCCAGAGTACGTCGGCGTGTTCCTCATGGCCAGAGGGCGCGCGGAGAAGGCGCGGGAGTAG
- the bcp gene encoding thioredoxin-dependent thiol peroxidase, producing the protein MLDTGTEAPAFSLPDHVGREVSLSEFEGRRVVLYFYPRADTPGCTTEACGFRDAYDEFDERDTAILGVSDDPVDDLTAFARKHDLPFALLSDEDGAVASAYDSYGEKNVFGNVVDGVFRNTYLIGPDGRIERTYEGVSPEEHAEELLADIDDLRDDQ; encoded by the coding sequence ATGCTCGACACTGGCACCGAGGCACCCGCCTTCTCGCTCCCCGATCACGTCGGCCGGGAGGTTTCGCTCTCGGAGTTCGAGGGACGACGCGTCGTGCTCTACTTCTACCCCCGAGCCGACACTCCCGGCTGCACGACCGAGGCGTGCGGGTTTCGCGACGCGTACGACGAGTTCGACGAGCGCGACACGGCGATCCTCGGCGTGAGCGACGACCCGGTGGACGACCTCACCGCGTTCGCCCGGAAACACGATCTCCCGTTCGCGCTGCTGTCCGACGAGGACGGCGCGGTCGCGAGCGCGTACGACTCCTACGGCGAAAAGAACGTCTTCGGTAACGTCGTCGATGGCGTGTTCAGAAACACCTACCTGATCGGTCCAGACGGGCGGATCGAGCGGACGTACGAGGGCGTCTCGCCGGAGGAACACGCTGAGGAACTGCTGGCGGATATCGACGACCTCCGGGACGACCAGTAG
- a CDS encoding DMT family transporter: MSTARNAALFLALGICWGGSFPAIEVGLTELRPLLLGAYRFDVGALVALAYVFWRSEEPIPSSGTDLAAVAVAGLLFVVANITFLAYGQEYTTGGIASIVYSLNPILTTFFTVWLLDEGSLDVRGYVGVLLGVAGVGLVAQPSPSNLGGDTTIGVALVFVAAVAVSFGSVVTRWLEPDSEALPRTAWGMALGAGLLHALSVAAGEPQPLPTALSPPVVVSLAFLGVFASAVGYAIYFGLLDLLGPFEINLVSYVVPVVATVAGAVILSEPVTPLTVIGFVVVVVGFTLVKREAIRRELRGRSW, encoded by the coding sequence GTGAGCACCGCCCGAAACGCCGCGCTGTTTCTCGCGCTCGGGATCTGTTGGGGCGGCAGCTTCCCCGCGATCGAGGTGGGCCTAACCGAGTTACGTCCGCTGTTGCTCGGCGCCTATCGCTTCGACGTGGGCGCGCTCGTCGCACTGGCGTACGTGTTCTGGCGATCGGAGGAACCGATCCCGTCCTCGGGGACCGACCTGGCGGCCGTCGCGGTCGCGGGGCTGCTGTTTGTCGTTGCCAACATCACCTTCCTCGCGTACGGGCAGGAGTACACGACCGGCGGAATCGCCTCGATCGTTTATAGCCTCAACCCGATCTTGACGACGTTCTTCACGGTCTGGCTGTTGGACGAGGGAAGCCTCGACGTGCGGGGGTACGTCGGCGTCCTGCTCGGCGTCGCCGGCGTCGGACTGGTCGCCCAGCCGTCGCCGTCGAACCTCGGGGGCGACACGACGATCGGCGTCGCGTTGGTGTTCGTCGCCGCCGTCGCGGTCTCCTTCGGCAGCGTCGTCACCCGGTGGCTGGAGCCCGACTCCGAGGCGTTGCCGCGCACTGCCTGGGGGATGGCTCTCGGTGCCGGTCTCCTCCACGCGCTCAGCGTCGCCGCCGGCGAACCCCAGCCGCTCCCGACGGCGCTCTCGCCTCCGGTCGTGGTCTCGCTCGCGTTCCTCGGCGTGTTCGCCTCGGCGGTCGGCTACGCCATCTACTTCGGACTCCTCGACCTCCTGGGCCCGTTCGAGATCAACCTCGTGAGCTACGTGGTTCCGGTGGTCGCGACGGTCGCCGGCGCTGTCATCCTCTCGGAGCCGGTCACGCCGCTGACCGTGATCGGCTTCGTCGTCGTCGTCGTCGGCTTCACGCTCGTGAAACGCGAGGCGATCCGCCGGGAACTGCGCGGCCGGTCGTGGTAA